The Sinomicrobium kalidii genome contains a region encoding:
- a CDS encoding LytR/AlgR family response regulator transcription factor — protein sequence MNCIIIEDQAPAQRILKKYIRDLGTLELKAGFSDPIAALDYLKSEKTDLIFLDIHLPKISGIDFLTTLKHPPKVIITTAFSDYAVRSYEFDVVDYLLKPFSFERFVKAVNKAMPPPSRSAKNAKHGKGKDFFIKSGYEYYKVNSSDIIYIGSDMDYTELYLPDCKHLTTETLQNWEEKLKDQDFYRVHKSFLVNLSKVRKISGNRISLEGNHKVPIGRSYKDTFISRFLK from the coding sequence ATGAATTGTATCATAATCGAAGACCAGGCTCCTGCACAGCGTATCCTGAAAAAATACATCCGGGATCTGGGCACTTTGGAACTGAAAGCGGGTTTTTCCGACCCGATCGCGGCACTGGACTATTTGAAATCTGAAAAAACCGACCTGATCTTTCTGGATATCCACTTACCCAAAATATCGGGTATCGATTTTTTGACCACCTTAAAACACCCGCCAAAAGTGATCATTACCACGGCATTTTCCGACTATGCCGTAAGAAGTTACGAGTTTGATGTAGTGGATTATCTCTTGAAACCATTTTCTTTTGAACGGTTTGTCAAGGCCGTCAACAAAGCCATGCCTCCCCCGTCCCGTTCCGCAAAAAATGCGAAGCACGGAAAGGGAAAGGATTTTTTTATAAAGTCAGGTTATGAATATTACAAAGTGAACAGCAGTGATATCATTTATATCGGATCGGATATGGACTATACCGAACTGTATTTACCGGACTGCAAGCACCTAACCACAGAAACACTGCAAAACTGGGAAGAGAAATTAAAAGACCAGGACTTTTACCGGGTCCATAAATCCTTCCTTGTAAATTTATCAAAGGTCAGGAAAATTTCGGGTAACCGGATATCTCTCGAAGGCAATCATAAAGTGCCCATCGGCAGGTCGTATAAAGACACCTTTATTTCCCGATTCCTGAAATAA
- a CDS encoding DoxX family protein has protein sequence MNMLYKTGYIPYAGALGVLVLRVSLSVFLLAGHGFEKWNMLFSGDRVDFPDLFGLCPELTLGLVTFAEVICSILVAIGLLTKMGGNPTDMLHVRCCFFHIWRRR, from the coding sequence ATGAATATGTTGTATAAAACCGGATATATTCCATATGCCGGGGCACTGGGGGTATTGGTTTTAAGGGTTTCCCTTTCCGTATTTCTCCTTGCCGGTCACGGATTTGAAAAGTGGAACATGCTGTTCAGCGGTGACCGGGTGGATTTCCCCGACCTGTTTGGCCTGTGCCCGGAACTCACCCTCGGTCTGGTTACATTTGCCGAGGTGATTTGCAGTATTCTCGTGGCAATAGGGTTATTGACAAAAATGGGCGGTAATCCCACTGATATGCTCCATGTTCGGTGTTGTTTTTTTCATATATGGCGAAGGCGGTGA
- a CDS encoding DUF6250 domain-containing protein: protein MNTDKNSVTTSATTRILLLFLTLFVSGLYGQTDHFRVKGKLLYSDDFDSGLENWVVETPASPGSRVEVLRNKLVIDVSDGATVWFRKKLSGNILIEYRRKVIVAKGGNDRLSDLNQFWMASDPRNPDLFTRTGVFSEYDALSLYYFGMGGNYNSTTRFRKYTGDGERKLLTDLDNEEKLLKPNREYHIKISVYNGTTKVFVNDREFVSYTDPEPLREGYFGFRTVKSRQEIDRFKVYQLK from the coding sequence ATGAACACTGATAAAAATAGCGTCACCACCTCTGCAACAACAAGGATACTTTTGCTGTTCCTGACACTTTTCGTATCCGGACTTTACGGACAAACCGATCATTTTCGCGTAAAAGGAAAGCTTTTATACAGCGACGACTTTGACTCGGGCCTGGAAAACTGGGTGGTGGAAACACCTGCGTCACCAGGTTCCCGGGTAGAGGTTCTCCGGAATAAACTGGTTATAGATGTAAGCGACGGGGCCACGGTCTGGTTCCGCAAAAAACTATCGGGAAATATTCTCATAGAATACAGGCGAAAAGTTATTGTAGCTAAAGGCGGTAACGACCGTTTATCCGACCTCAACCAGTTCTGGATGGCCTCCGATCCACGGAACCCCGACCTGTTTACGCGAACAGGTGTTTTCAGCGAATACGATGCCCTATCACTTTATTATTTCGGGATGGGCGGTAATTACAACAGCACAACGCGCTTTCGCAAATACACGGGTGACGGGGAACGAAAATTGCTCACAGACCTGGACAACGAAGAAAAATTATTGAAACCGAACCGGGAATACCATATAAAGATCTCGGTATACAACGGAACCACAAAGGTTTTTGTCAATGACCGGGAATTCGTTTCCTATACAGACCCGGAGCCCCTACGGGAAGGCTATTTCGGTTTCAGGACCGTAAAATCCCGGCAGGAGATCGACCGGTTTAAAGTTTACCAACTGAAATAA
- a CDS encoding sensor histidine kinase, which produces MKLPFRISRPLFYEILFQVLLLGMVFIFYSLDRVGDRIETQIEGYEIAFFLNYVLAAFVINYLLLPRYLYRKKYWHFFSYMLVLIGVVIFIEEGIIEKIYFPTTRGTSFPGVFYNLLNAMPTITILAGFKFAWDALKKQRELDDLKNAVKESELQFLRSQINPHFLFNNLNNLYSYALEGSPKTPEIILELSSVLRYILYECKTEYVSLEKEIQHLKDFVKLSELQLEDRSKIDLSCGPVDSGFFVAPLVFPVFIENAFKHSMSSQSENIQISINIFMKENILHFRCTNSFSEASNIKSLSSGIGLDNVKRRLQLLYPKSHELRIGKEDGKYEVFLKIKLHKRNKR; this is translated from the coding sequence ATGAAATTACCCTTCAGGATATCCAGGCCACTGTTTTACGAAATCCTTTTCCAGGTACTTTTACTGGGGATGGTCTTTATCTTTTATTCGCTGGACCGGGTGGGCGACAGGATCGAAACACAAATAGAGGGCTATGAGATCGCGTTCTTTCTGAACTATGTTCTTGCCGCATTTGTGATCAATTACCTCCTGCTTCCCAGATACCTTTACCGGAAAAAATACTGGCATTTTTTCTCCTATATGCTGGTCCTGATCGGCGTGGTTATTTTTATAGAAGAGGGGATTATTGAAAAAATCTATTTTCCCACTACCCGGGGGACCAGTTTCCCGGGAGTCTTTTACAATCTTTTGAATGCCATGCCCACGATAACCATTCTGGCCGGTTTTAAATTTGCATGGGATGCCCTGAAAAAACAGCGCGAACTGGACGATCTCAAAAATGCGGTGAAGGAAAGTGAATTACAGTTCCTGAGGTCACAGATCAATCCGCATTTCCTGTTCAACAACTTAAACAACCTGTATTCCTATGCGCTGGAAGGCTCTCCGAAAACCCCGGAAATTATCCTGGAATTATCATCGGTGCTCCGGTATATACTGTATGAATGCAAAACGGAATACGTATCTTTGGAAAAGGAAATTCAACACCTGAAGGACTTTGTAAAATTGAGTGAACTGCAACTGGAAGATCGTTCAAAGATCGATCTTTCCTGCGGACCTGTTGATTCCGGCTTTTTTGTGGCCCCGCTTGTATTTCCGGTGTTCATTGAAAATGCATTCAAGCACAGCATGTCCAGTCAGAGTGAAAATATCCAGATATCCATCAATATCTTTATGAAGGAAAACATACTGCATTTCCGGTGTACAAACTCCTTTTCCGAAGCATCCAATATCAAGAGCCTTTCCAGTGGCATCGGGCTGGATAATGTTAAACGAAGGCTCCAGTTATTGTACCCCAAATCACATGAACTCCGTATCGGAAAAGAGGATGGGAAATACGAGGTTTTTCTTAAAATAAAGCTCCATAAACGAAACAAAAGATGA
- a CDS encoding outer membrane beta-barrel family protein translates to MKSLLKIALSGILLCSGHFLMAQERKTVTGTIVDAANRDVLPYATVVITEVSSGTRVTGTTTDENGDFEVSTTAADFLVEISFMGYQNKTVRDFDTRQTIDLGEITLSPDAEALDEVVIEGERSTVEFKLDKRVFNVGSDISSTGAGAMDVLNNVPSVNVSIEGEISLRGNTGVQILINGKPSVLADEQSNALGTITADMIESIEVITNPSAKYEAEGTSGILNIILKKEEKKGFNGSVSANTGTPDNHSIGVSLNRRTDNFNFFTQFGAGYRSLPSDNESINSNLLDNTEVRSNGTEYRNEAFFNITLGTDYYINDYNTLTLSGNFAYEKEDQPSETTLGFFNAEDVLTSEYLRDENTTANNPKYQYDLQYKKQFRNNEDHVLLFSTLGSFFGKDQSSEFTNTPTVGSGADPDQRTATDFYQHDFVFKLDYTNPFSEQFTLETGAAYEINNVGNEYAVFNLENDEWIADESLTNNFEYKQKVLGFYGTGAYEGEKFGVKLGLRMENTDLNTLLTGTNEENEQNYTNFFPSAHTSYKLSDNHSLQLGYTRRISRPRLWDLNPFFNIRNNYNVRRGNPDLQPEFADSYEITGIFIFEKASLNSSVYHLYTTDVVERVSTFENNVNITMPMNIGTNRKTGLEINGKYTPVRIITLSGDFNYGFFQREGNYEEQNFDFSGDQWSLRLNSKIKLPADFDLELTGNYESGYPTVQGEVSGFAFADVGIRKRLWNGKTIVNMGVRDIFASRIRESYVYQEDFSVYDFSKRGRFFTLGISYSFGKGEAMTYSGRR, encoded by the coding sequence ATGAAAAGTTTACTGAAAATCGCATTGTCCGGAATTTTATTGTGCTCCGGCCATTTTCTTATGGCCCAGGAGCGCAAAACGGTCACCGGAACGATTGTAGATGCTGCCAACCGGGATGTACTCCCGTATGCCACGGTGGTGATCACAGAAGTTTCGTCGGGTACCAGGGTCACCGGAACAACTACAGATGAAAACGGTGATTTTGAGGTGTCTACGACAGCAGCAGATTTTCTTGTCGAGATCAGTTTTATGGGGTATCAGAATAAAACGGTCAGAGATTTTGATACGAGACAAACCATTGACCTCGGGGAAATAACGTTGTCCCCGGATGCCGAGGCCCTGGACGAGGTAGTGATAGAGGGGGAGCGTTCTACGGTGGAATTCAAACTCGATAAACGGGTCTTCAATGTGGGGTCCGATATCAGCAGTACCGGGGCCGGAGCGATGGATGTCCTGAACAACGTACCTTCCGTTAATGTAAGTATTGAAGGGGAGATCAGCCTTCGGGGAAATACCGGGGTTCAGATACTGATTAACGGCAAACCTTCCGTTCTGGCCGACGAGCAAAGCAATGCCCTGGGCACAATAACGGCCGATATGATCGAAAGTATAGAGGTGATTACCAATCCTTCGGCCAAGTATGAAGCGGAAGGGACTTCCGGGATTCTGAATATTATCCTGAAAAAAGAGGAGAAAAAGGGATTTAACGGTTCGGTATCGGCCAATACGGGGACGCCGGACAACCACAGTATAGGGGTAAGCCTGAACAGGAGAACGGATAACTTCAATTTTTTTACACAGTTTGGCGCAGGGTATCGTTCGCTGCCCAGTGACAATGAAAGTATCAACAGTAACTTACTGGACAATACTGAAGTACGGAGTAACGGAACAGAATACCGGAACGAGGCCTTTTTTAATATCACACTGGGGACAGACTATTACATTAATGACTATAACACATTGACCCTGTCCGGGAACTTTGCTTATGAAAAGGAAGACCAGCCTTCGGAAACGACGCTTGGCTTTTTCAATGCCGAAGACGTGCTTACATCCGAATATTTGAGGGACGAAAATACAACGGCCAATAACCCCAAGTATCAGTATGACCTGCAGTACAAAAAACAGTTCAGGAATAATGAAGACCACGTGTTGTTGTTCAGTACCCTGGGGAGCTTTTTTGGCAAGGATCAGTCGTCCGAATTTACCAATACTCCGACAGTAGGCTCTGGGGCCGACCCGGACCAGCGTACCGCTACGGACTTTTACCAGCACGATTTTGTATTTAAACTGGACTATACCAACCCGTTTTCAGAACAATTTACCCTGGAGACCGGTGCGGCATACGAAATTAACAATGTAGGGAATGAATATGCCGTGTTCAACCTGGAAAATGATGAGTGGATTGCAGATGAGAGCCTCACCAATAATTTTGAATACAAACAGAAAGTTCTGGGGTTCTACGGAACCGGAGCATATGAAGGTGAAAAATTCGGGGTTAAGCTTGGCCTGAGAATGGAAAATACGGACCTCAATACCTTACTCACGGGCACAAACGAAGAAAATGAGCAGAATTATACCAATTTTTTCCCTTCGGCTCATACCTCTTATAAACTTTCTGACAACCATTCCCTGCAACTGGGCTATACCAGGAGAATTTCAAGGCCGCGACTGTGGGACCTCAATCCCTTTTTCAACATCAGGAACAACTATAACGTCCGGAGAGGAAATCCCGATTTGCAGCCCGAATTTGCAGATTCCTATGAGATCACCGGTATTTTTATTTTTGAAAAGGCATCGCTGAACAGCAGCGTTTACCATCTCTATACCACCGATGTGGTAGAGCGGGTGTCGACATTCGAAAACAATGTCAATATAACCATGCCGATGAATATCGGGACCAACCGGAAGACCGGGCTGGAGATCAACGGTAAATACACTCCGGTAAGAATAATTACACTGAGTGGGGATTTTAATTACGGATTCTTTCAGCGCGAAGGAAACTATGAGGAACAGAACTTCGATTTTAGCGGCGACCAGTGGTCGTTGCGGCTGAATTCAAAGATCAAGCTTCCGGCCGATTTTGACCTCGAACTTACCGGAAATTATGAGTCTGGCTATCCTACGGTCCAGGGTGAAGTTTCCGGTTTTGCCTTTGCCGATGTCGGGATAAGGAAGAGGCTTTGGAACGGGAAGACCATAGTCAACATGGGAGTACGTGATATTTTTGCCTCCAGAATACGGGAGTCTTACGTGTACCAGGAGGACTTTTCCGTCTATGATTTCTCCAAAAGAGGCCGCTTTTTCACTTTGGGTATAAGCTATAGCTTTGGTAAAGGAGAAGCAATGACCTATTCGGGCAGAAGATAG
- a CDS encoding winged helix-turn-helix transcriptional regulator encodes MEDKNFQSDCKKDIMAVHDAMDVLGGKWKISIIAVLCYYQKRRFSEMLGEVKGISNKMLSKELKDMEMNDLVKRTVMDTQPVTVQYELTEYGKKLKAVIDNLSDWGTEHRKKIIEK; translated from the coding sequence ATGGAAGACAAGAATTTTCAAAGCGATTGCAAGAAGGATATTATGGCAGTACATGATGCCATGGATGTTCTTGGCGGAAAATGGAAAATATCCATTATTGCAGTTTTATGCTATTATCAAAAAAGAAGGTTCTCAGAAATGTTGGGCGAAGTAAAAGGAATATCCAATAAAATGTTGAGCAAGGAATTAAAAGATATGGAAATGAACGATCTTGTTAAAAGAACTGTGATGGACACTCAACCTGTAACCGTTCAATACGAACTTACTGAATACGGTAAGAAACTAAAGGCTGTAATTGATAACCTGTCAGATTGGGGAACCGAACACCGAAAAAAAATCATTGAGAAATAG
- a CDS encoding glycoside hydrolase family 88/105 protein has product MTIYKKLLLCTILFASGWSSTAQQQTITDTNTPLHLLQPDYPTPYGKPGADDVLKVLDRVYTYLNAVTPAKLVNSKTQKEITNLKQLDKNTVFAPGDFRLTSYEWGVTYAGMLLAGEATGDKKYTEYTYKRLKLIADIAPHYRKQLKKDPQSASPIRSVLDPHALDDAGAICAAMIKARRKGIKADLDPVIDNYINYISTKEFRLQDGTLARNRPQPNTIWLDDLFMSVPALAQMGKFTGEKKYFDDAVKQVLQFSERMFNKEKRLYMHGWVEAMEVHPQFHWGRANGWAIMTLVELLDVLPEEHEGYKTILHQLQAHVKGLVSYQDGTGFWHQLLDRPDTYLETSATAIYTYSIARAINKGYVDKLAYAPAVLLGWNAVATKVNEKGQVEGTCVGTGMGFDPAFYYYRPVNVYAAHGYGPVLLAGAEVLNMLEKHRFEINDSSLQLLTDE; this is encoded by the coding sequence ATGACTATCTACAAAAAATTACTCCTGTGTACTATCCTGTTCGCTTCGGGATGGTCCTCGACCGCACAACAGCAAACGATAACGGATACCAACACACCGCTACACCTGCTGCAACCCGATTATCCGACGCCTTATGGTAAACCCGGGGCAGATGATGTCCTGAAAGTACTGGACCGCGTATATACCTATCTGAACGCCGTTACCCCGGCCAAATTGGTGAACAGCAAAACCCAAAAGGAGATCACCAACCTGAAACAACTTGATAAAAATACCGTTTTTGCCCCGGGAGATTTTCGGCTCACCAGCTATGAATGGGGTGTTACTTATGCCGGCATGCTGCTTGCAGGAGAAGCTACCGGCGACAAAAAGTATACCGAATACACCTATAAACGTCTGAAGCTCATTGCCGATATTGCTCCGCATTACCGGAAGCAGTTAAAAAAAGACCCGCAAAGTGCTTCGCCCATCCGCTCTGTCCTCGACCCACATGCCCTCGATGATGCGGGAGCAATATGTGCTGCCATGATAAAAGCCAGGAGAAAGGGGATCAAGGCCGATCTCGATCCCGTTATTGACAATTATATCAATTACATAAGTACTAAAGAATTTCGCCTGCAAGACGGTACGCTTGCCCGTAATCGTCCCCAACCCAATACCATCTGGCTCGACGACCTGTTTATGAGTGTTCCGGCACTGGCGCAAATGGGAAAGTTCACCGGTGAGAAAAAATACTTTGACGACGCCGTAAAACAGGTCCTGCAATTTTCAGAACGCATGTTCAATAAAGAAAAAAGGCTCTATATGCACGGCTGGGTAGAAGCCATGGAAGTACACCCGCAATTTCACTGGGGTCGTGCAAACGGTTGGGCAATAATGACATTGGTAGAATTGCTGGATGTACTCCCGGAAGAACACGAAGGATACAAAACAATATTGCACCAATTGCAAGCCCATGTAAAGGGACTGGTTTCCTACCAGGACGGTACCGGCTTCTGGCATCAGCTCCTGGACCGGCCCGACACCTATCTGGAAACTTCCGCTACAGCTATTTACACCTACTCCATTGCCCGGGCCATCAACAAGGGCTATGTAGATAAACTCGCTTACGCTCCCGCTGTGCTCCTGGGATGGAATGCCGTGGCCACCAAGGTCAATGAAAAAGGCCAAGTAGAAGGTACCTGCGTAGGCACCGGGATGGGTTTTGACCCGGCCTTTTATTATTATCGCCCTGTTAATGTTTATGCAGCGCACGGGTATGGCCCCGTATTACTGGCAGGAGCGGAAGTCCTTAATATGTTGGAGAAACACCGGTTTGAGATCAATGACAGTTCGTTACAATTGTTGACTGATGAATGA
- a CDS encoding nitroreductase family protein yields the protein MGLLDDLKWRYATKKMNGKTVPQEKLEYILEAARLAPSSSGLQQYRIIVISDKALLEKIKGISYNQSQITDCSHLLVFAAWDGYTDARVTEVFNYTMDERGLPHSTMDQYKTTILNLYETLGQEWQAHHAAKQSYISFAMAIAAAAEQKVDATPIEGFIPEKLDELLKLKDSGYKSTVILPLGYREENEDWLVNMKKVRTPKEDFVTVMTIKDAADIYETPMEQNLNDFIQK from the coding sequence ATGGGATTATTGGATGATTTAAAGTGGCGTTACGCTACAAAGAAGATGAACGGAAAAACCGTTCCGCAGGAAAAACTGGAATACATACTGGAAGCTGCAAGACTTGCACCGTCATCTTCCGGGTTACAGCAGTACAGAATTATTGTGATTTCTGATAAGGCGCTGTTAGAAAAAATAAAAGGTATTTCGTATAATCAAAGTCAAATTACCGATTGTTCACACCTACTGGTCTTTGCAGCCTGGGATGGATATACCGATGCACGTGTTACAGAAGTATTTAACTATACGATGGACGAACGCGGTTTGCCACATAGTACTATGGATCAATACAAAACTACCATTTTAAATCTTTATGAGACTTTAGGGCAGGAATGGCAGGCACATCATGCAGCAAAGCAAAGTTATATCTCTTTTGCCATGGCCATTGCTGCGGCAGCAGAACAAAAAGTAGATGCAACCCCTATAGAGGGATTTATTCCGGAAAAATTGGATGAACTTTTAAAGCTAAAGGATAGCGGTTATAAGAGTACGGTAATTTTGCCTTTAGGGTATCGGGAAGAAAATGAAGATTGGTTAGTCAACATGAAAAAAGTACGAACTCCCAAAGAAGATTTCGTAACAGTAATGACCATAAAAGATGCGGCAGATATTTATGAAACTCCTATGGAACAAAATCTCAATGACTTCATTCAAAAATAA
- a CDS encoding toxin-antitoxin system YwqK family antitoxin, with protein MHPKKVLITSPETTLIKRLFITIALLLTYVTVSFAQQDTLWFDSGWKKTTKDNAHFYRLPVKKEKRRRYRINDFYIDGTKQMTGLSRYKDSVHLEGKAVWYDKNGKITQEETYKDNVLHGVSILYKPRGPYGSFRETTYKNGKREKEVFFGVDRKGVRYENYMKEGRIFKSVYYDNEGKLIGSYHFNKDDDSGEGIQVSYYSDPMRVEKVKTIKDGYEIYSYSFYPNGQKRSSFDTDGKKETFYDEKGKVMGVLQYEGEPERMLYLDGTRYEFYHDGRTVKKAETYEEGYQLNQKEYNTFGILICEEIFEDNEVVKTISYTDEGEKLGVLTKRDGILNGTIREKNNNIITYRNNEPVKAVVHYRNSDKVFASLENSVISYYDTIGNPLGKLRVKVERGKFFPNRLENGGYSPTPVEGTLFNVDYKNRISLKTQYKNGKKTEKASYKYRKEAGVEEEKCFKETEIYNESGSVIKRITYFSNGNKKIEKRKPNAEENKDVFFNKTGKQIAEYDYKTKTGTLYIYFPQSDAVQEISKKKNGGLLKRKRYQQVYDKALGGYKIVLREDIDINNEAKFYSRQGKLIAGVVFTNGKPTGTFYDFKSGKKAEMKNGVKHGTYIDYAGDEKTIRKQGYYVNGEKHGTFINFVYGIKQKEENFKYGKKEGYTIYYDKKGNEVSQLLYRNNKPYEGRKTFSFGNEKVYEEGAVIKEIRTTEIKERDKYVTVKTVTEHLPGRKKHTTVYDPDSNTLLTYTTVDNLLHGKVVQYEKNKPRYKSAFYEGELTKGTIWVKCDTRYRSEAYSRLHKKSNTVYVKTYNKDDQLLFSAEINPGLYKDYGERVLSYKLGIKTNINKRDLFITGFDD; from the coding sequence ATGCACCCGAAAAAAGTATTAATCACAAGTCCTGAAACTACGTTAATTAAAAGGCTTTTTATCACTATAGCACTCTTACTCACTTATGTTACGGTCTCGTTTGCCCAACAAGATACTCTCTGGTTTGATAGTGGTTGGAAAAAAACCACCAAAGACAACGCCCATTTTTACAGGCTTCCCGTAAAAAAAGAAAAACGAAGACGGTACCGCATCAACGATTTTTACATCGATGGTACCAAACAAATGACAGGACTTTCCAGATACAAAGATTCCGTACACCTGGAAGGGAAAGCGGTTTGGTATGATAAAAACGGGAAAATAACTCAAGAGGAAACCTATAAAGACAATGTACTGCACGGCGTAAGTATATTGTATAAACCTCGCGGACCTTATGGTTCTTTTCGAGAAACTACGTATAAAAACGGGAAAAGGGAAAAGGAGGTTTTTTTTGGTGTTGACAGGAAGGGAGTTCGTTATGAAAATTATATGAAAGAGGGACGCATTTTTAAAAGTGTGTATTACGATAATGAAGGGAAATTGATAGGGAGTTATCATTTCAACAAGGATGATGATTCAGGAGAAGGGATACAAGTCAGTTATTATTCAGACCCCATGCGAGTGGAAAAGGTAAAGACCATCAAAGACGGATACGAAATTTATTCGTATTCCTTTTATCCCAACGGGCAAAAACGCAGCAGTTTTGACACCGACGGGAAAAAAGAAACCTTTTATGATGAAAAAGGGAAGGTGATGGGCGTATTACAATATGAAGGCGAACCGGAAAGAATGTTATACCTGGATGGCACACGCTATGAGTTTTACCATGATGGGCGGACGGTAAAAAAGGCAGAGACATATGAAGAGGGATATCAACTAAACCAAAAAGAATATAACACCTTTGGCATTTTAATATGCGAAGAGATTTTTGAGGATAACGAAGTGGTAAAAACCATCAGTTATACCGATGAAGGCGAGAAACTGGGGGTGCTTACCAAAAGAGACGGTATCCTGAACGGCACCATCCGCGAAAAGAACAATAACATTATTACCTACAGGAACAACGAACCGGTAAAAGCTGTAGTGCACTACCGGAATTCAGATAAGGTATTTGCTTCCCTGGAGAATTCCGTTATCAGTTATTATGACACTATCGGGAATCCCCTTGGGAAACTCAGGGTTAAAGTGGAGAGGGGGAAGTTTTTCCCGAACCGGTTGGAGAACGGTGGCTATAGCCCAACACCGGTAGAAGGCACACTGTTTAACGTGGACTATAAAAACCGGATTTCATTAAAAACACAGTACAAAAACGGAAAAAAAACGGAAAAAGCCAGCTACAAGTACAGAAAAGAAGCCGGCGTCGAAGAAGAAAAGTGTTTTAAAGAAACGGAAATATATAATGAATCCGGAAGTGTCATCAAACGTATTACCTATTTCAGCAACGGAAACAAGAAAATCGAGAAGAGAAAACCCAATGCAGAAGAAAACAAAGATGTATTCTTTAACAAAACCGGGAAACAAATCGCTGAATATGATTACAAAACCAAAACAGGTACTCTTTATATATACTTTCCACAGTCCGACGCTGTTCAGGAAATCAGTAAGAAAAAAAATGGTGGTCTTTTAAAACGAAAACGTTATCAACAGGTTTATGACAAGGCTTTGGGAGGCTACAAAATCGTGTTGCGCGAAGACATTGACATTAACAATGAAGCAAAATTTTACTCCAGACAGGGCAAGTTGATTGCCGGGGTCGTTTTTACCAACGGAAAACCCACCGGGACGTTCTATGATTTTAAATCAGGGAAAAAAGCGGAAATGAAAAACGGCGTAAAGCATGGGACGTATATTGACTATGCCGGCGATGAAAAGACCATTAGAAAACAAGGCTACTATGTAAACGGTGAAAAGCATGGTACTTTTATCAATTTCGTTTACGGTATCAAGCAAAAAGAAGAGAACTTTAAATACGGTAAAAAAGAAGGCTATACCATTTATTATGACAAAAAAGGGAACGAGGTATCTCAGCTCCTCTACAGGAATAACAAGCCTTACGAAGGTCGGAAAACGTTCAGCTTTGGCAATGAAAAAGTATACGAAGAGGGTGCTGTTATCAAAGAAATCAGAACAACAGAAATTAAAGAGCGCGATAAATATGTTACTGTGAAAACCGTAACCGAACATTTGCCTGGCCGAAAAAAACACACCACCGTTTATGACCCGGATAGTAATACCTTGTTGACCTACACTACGGTAGATAACCTGCTGCACGGAAAGGTTGTTCAATATGAAAAGAACAAGCCCAGGTACAAGTCAGCTTTTTATGAAGGCGAGTTAACAAAAGGTACGATATGGGTAAAGTGCGACACCCGATACCGGTCTGAGGCTTACTCCAGGTTGCATAAAAAGAGCAATACGGTATATGTGAAAACTTACAACAAGGACGATCAACTTCTTTTCAGTGCCGAGATCAATCCCGGGTTATACAAAGATTACGGGGAACGGGTTTTGTCGTATAAGCTGGGGATTAAAACAAACATTAATAAGCGGGACCTTTTCATTACGGGGTTTGATGATTAG